One window of the Oncorhynchus clarkii lewisi isolate Uvic-CL-2024 chromosome 19, UVic_Ocla_1.0, whole genome shotgun sequence genome contains the following:
- the LOC139374175 gene encoding cell growth regulator with EF hand domain protein 1-like: MRFSVYSSNGPSGASLETGADMLVTGVLSLLLLAHQCVSAPQVPGDQRVESAGAPPPLTLANPFGSGDEERRLLQSYIKANLKEGQGGPDSTWEQEVFFLFSLHDYDRSGDMDGLEMMRLLSEYNSHNRPGEQSAEPVVDMVDFLLQTQDLNMDGLIAPPELLSPPKLQQPDSYSQGAPEQGGSVAQEQVKVQVEVKVVEEPKLEKAAQKERNVEEQPKEEESKPGVVGQEVKTNEHPIQAEEKGLHIPEAPAADHEQNRPAPVHQGQPEM, translated from the exons ATGCGTTTCTCTGTCTACTCGTCAAACGGGCCATCAG GTGCATCGTTAGAGACTGGCGCTGACATGTTGGTGACGGGTGTGCTTTCCCTGCTCCTACTCGCGCACCAGTGTGTTTCTGCGCCACAGGTGCCCGGGGACCAAAG AGTAGAGTCAGCAGgagcccctccccctctcacactGGCCAATCCCTTTGGCTCTGGAGACGAGGAGCGCAG gctgCTGCAGAGCTACATCAAGGCCAACCTgaaggagggacagggaggaCCAGATAGCACCTGGGAACAAG AGGTGTTTTTCCTGTTTAGTCTCCATGACTATGACCGGAGCGGTGACATGGATGGCCTGGAGATGATGAGGCTGCTCTCTGAATACAACTCCCACAATAGGCCTGGAGAACAGTCAGCTGagccg GTGGTGGACATGGTAGACTTTCTCCTGCAGACTCAGGATCTAAACATGGACGGTCTAATAGCACCCCCTGAGCTACTCTCTCCCCCCAAACTACAACAACCAGACTCCTACTCCCAGGGTGCACCTGAACAGGGAGGAAGTGTGGCCCAGGAGCAGGTAAAGGTCCAAGTGGAAGTCAAAGTTGTTGAGGAACCAAAACTAGAAAAAGCAGCACAGAAAGAGAGGAATGTAGAGGAACAGCCCAAGGAAGAAGAGTCAAAGCCAGGAGTTGTGGGACAGGAAGTTAAGACCAATGAACATCCTATACAGGCAGAGGAGAAAGGACTGCATATCCCAGAGGCCCCTGCTGCTGATCATGAGCAAAATAGGCCTGCTCCTGTACATCAGGGGCAGCCtgaaatgtaa
- the LOC139374961 gene encoding cathepsin B-like, with protein sequence MWCVLLLVSGLSISWARPRLPPLSHEMVNYINEANTTWKAGHNFHNVDYSYVKKLCGTLLKGPKLSTMVQYTGDMELPKNFDPRLQWPNCPTLKEVRDQGSCGSCWAFGAAEAISDRVCIHSNAKVSVEISSEDLLSCCESCGMGCNGGYPSAAWDFWTKEGLVSGGLYDSHIGCRPYSIPPCEHHVNGSRPPCKGEEGDTPQCTNQCEPGYTPGYKQDKHFGKRSYSVPSDEKEIMKELYKNGPVEGAFTVYEDFLLYKSGVYRHVSGSAVGGHAIKVLGWGEEGGTPYWLAANSWNTDWGDNGFFKIVRGEDHCGIESEMVAGIPL encoded by the exons ATGTGGTGTGTGCTGTTGCTGGTGTCTGGGCTGTCAATCAGCTGGGCACGGCCCCGCCTACCTCCGCTCTCCCATGAGATGGTAAACTACATCAACGAGGCCAACACTACATGGAAGGCTGGCCACAACTTTCATAATGTGGACTACAGCTACGTCAAGAAGCTGTGTGGCACCCTGCTCAAAGGacccaaactctccaccat GGTGCAGTATACAGGGGACATGGAGCTGCCTAAAAACTTTGACCCCAGACTGCAGTGGCCCAACTGCCCCACTCTGAAGGAGGTCAGGGACCAGGGCTCCTGTGGCAGCTGCTGG GCGTTTGGTGCTGCGGAGGCCATCTCAGACCGCGTGTGTATCCACAGCAACGCCAAAGTCAGTGTGGAGATCTCCTCTGAAGACCTGCTCAGCTGTTGTGAAAGTTGTGGCATGGG ATGTAATGGTGGTTACCCCTCTGCTGCGTGGGACTTCTGGACTAAAGAGGGGCTGGTCTCTGGAGGACTCTATGACTCTCACATTG GTTGCAGGCcctactccatccctccctgtgaGCACCATGTCAACGGATCACGACCCCCCTgtaaaggagaggagggtgacACCCCACAATGTACCAACCAGTGTGAGCCGGGATACACACCTGGCTACAAGCAGGACAAGCACTTCG GTAAGCGTTCGTACAGTGTGCCCTCTGACGAGAAGGAGATCATGAAGGAGCTCTACAAGAATGGGCCTGTAGAGGGTGCTTTCACTGTCTATGAAGACTTCCTGCTCTACAAGTCTG GTGTGTACCGGCATGTCTCTGGTAGTGCAGTAGGAGGCCATGCCATTAAGGTCCTaggctggggagaggaggggggaactCCTTACTGGCTGGCTGCTAACTCCTGGAACACTGATTGGGGAGATAATG GTTTCTTCAAGATCGTGCGAGGTGAGGACCACTGTGGCATCGAGTCTGAGATGGTGGCTGGCATCCCTTTGTAA